ATGAAACATTTAACAGAACATGAGCATATACAAGGGAACAATACTACTCAATAAGCGGTAAAGATAAAGTATAGAGGATGTCGTTTGTGTCTACAAGTGACATCCTTTGTTGTATGCTGTGAATGATAATGGTATCTCGTAGGTCCTTTGGATGTAAAGGATGGTGACCTGCATAGGTTAGAAGACGTTGAGCTTCTTCTAAGCTTGGGTGAAGAGATAAGATGATGGCGATGACCTTTGCCCGCGATGGATTTTTTTGTCCTGAAAAAATTTCATAGGCGTATTGACGCGATATGTCTGAACGAAAAATCAGCGCACTTTTAGACATATCGTATTTTTTTAATAAAAAATTGAGATAATCAGCAAGTGAAGGGCGATAGAGTTGATCAGAATTTTTTTCGATAAAACGATAGATATTGGAAGTTTCTTTTATTTCTTTAAATAGAATCTCTGTATCTTTATTAGTTAATTGTTTGTTTTTTTGATTGGCCATAGTATATTCCCCTCTTTGAATATTTATAAAAATAGTATATCATAATAATATATAAAGACAAAGAAAGGAAAGAGAAAAGTGTTAAAAAATGCATTATCAAATTTGTTAAGTCCAATGATTGACCCAGAAGGAGAACTTGGATCCTTTATTATTTTTGTTTCGTTAACCGTTTTAGCCTTGATTTTTGCCCTTATTATTGATCGCATAGCTACAACTGTTGTTCAGCGGGTTATACGTAAAATTGTATTAAAAACGCCGACAAAAAAAGATGAAATGATCTATGATAGAAAAGTCTTCCATTGGCTTGCCCATTTTGCAACGATTATTATTTTGTATGTTTTTAGTTTCTCCTACGGGGACATGGGGCGAGTTATCCGACATATTCTTGTCTATTCCGGAATAGCAATTACGGTAGTTGCCGTATTTAAGCTTTTGGATGCTGTTAATGATATCTATAATTTAGAACCCTATGCCAAGGATATGCCGATTAAAGGGCTTCTTCAAGTAGTTAAAATCGGAGTATTTATTTTTGCATTAATTATTGGATTAGTTAATTTTAGCAACAGTGGTTCTGCACTTGCGCTCCTTTCGAGTGTTGGTGGAATGTCGGCAATTCTTTTACTGGTATTTAGAGATAGCATATTAGGATTTGTTGCAGGGATACAACTATCGACCAATCGCTTGTTAAGTATTGGTGACTGGATTGAAATGCCGCAGTTTAGAGCCAATGGAGCCGTTATTGATGTTTCCCTTACTAAAGTTTCTGTAGAAAATTGGGATAATACAATTACACATATTCCCGCCTATAAATTTATTGAAGAAGCATTTACCAACTGGGAAGGCATGAGCAAATCTGGAGCACGACGGATATCTCGACAAATCATACTTGATGGAGGCGATGTTCGATTCTTAGATGCTGAGCAGATGAATGCATTGAAAAAGGTAGAACTGCTAAGAGATTACATTGAACAAAAAGAACAGGATATTAATGCGCATAATGCAAAGATTGCATCTACGCATCCACTCAACAAACGTGCATTGACAAATATAGGTACATTACGAGTATATATCAATGAATATTTGAAAACACATCCATCCATTAGTCAAGACTTTATTATTATGGTTAGGCAATTAGAATCTACGGGGCAAGGGATCCCTTTACAGGTTTATTGCTTTAGTAATGATATTCGTTGGAAGTATTATGAAGAAATACAAGCGAACATATTTGAGCATATATATTCGGTATTGCCATATTTCGGGCTTTCATTATTTCAGGTACCTACGGGGCAAGACTTTAAAAAGATTCAGAAATAAACTCTTGTAACGTATTGAAGTATATGATAAAATGTTAACAGTGTACGCGCGAGATATACGTATGTATTTCTGTGAGAAACTCAGACGCATTATTACATGAACATATAACGGCGTAGCCAACAAAATTCTGACAAATAGGAGTGATAATAATGGAACGTGTTTATAATTTTTCAGCTGGACCATCAACGTTACCTGAGGAAGTATTAAAAATTGCTGCAAGTGAGTTAGTCAATTATCAAGACTCAGGTATGAGCGTCATGGAGATGAGCCACCGATCAGCAGTATATAGTAAGATTATTGAAGAAGCAAAACAAGATTTTATAGATTTATTGTCAATACCGGACAATTATGAAGTGCTGTTTTTACAAGGTGGTGCGTCGCTTCAGTTTGCAATGATTCCATTAAATATTGGTAATAAAAATAAAAAAGCTCAATTTATTAATACAGGAGCATGGTCAAAAAAAGCCATTGCAGAAGCAAAAAAATATATGAATGTTGAGGTGTTGGCTTCATCGGAAGATAAAACCTTCTCCTATATACCAGATTTAGATAAGATTAGCATTGATCCAGACGCGGACTATTTTTACATTACGTCAAACAATACCATCTATGGTACGGAATTCACAAAATTGCCGGATACAAAAGGCGTTCCGGTTGTAGCCGATATGTCTTCAAACATTCTTTCAAAGCCTATTAATGTATCGGACTATGGCATTATCTTTGCCGGCGCACAAAAAAATATGGGACCAGCTGGTGTAACGGCTGTAATTATAAGAAAAGATTTAATTCAAGAGGTTCCTGAATCGGTTCCGACGATGTTAAGATATTCAATTCATGCGGATAATGATTCGATGTTTAACACACCACCAACATATAGTATTTATGTTGCAGGACTTGTGTTTAAATGGCTCAAGCAAAATGGTGGACTCGAAGCGATTGAAAAAACAAATATCCAAAAAGCGGACCTTCTCTATAATTATCTTGACTCAACAGATTTTTATATAGCGCCTGTAGATAAGCAAAGCCGTTCGAAGATGAATGTTACCTTTATTTGTAAAGAGGATGCATTAAATGCACAGTTTATTAAAGAAGCTGCAAATCAGGGCATGGTTAATTTAAAAGGACACCGAAGTGTTGGCGGCATGCGTGCAAGCATTTACAATGCAATGCCAATTGAAGGTGTACAAAAACTTGTTGATTTTATGAAAGCATTCGAAGCAAAACACGCATAAGACAATAAATCAAGAAAAGTGGAGGATATGATGTTTACAATAAAAACGTTAAATAAAATTGATGAACAAGGATTGAATTTGTTATCGGATCAATATAGAGTCATTGATGAAAACGCCGAAGGCGATTACGAAGGAATAGTACTACGAAGCTTTAAGTTACATGATTATACAATGTCAAATAATGTAGCTGCTATTGCAAGAGCAGGAGCAGGAGTGAACAATGTTCCTGTTGACCAATGTTCGCAAGAAGGGATTGTTGTCTTTAATACGCCAGGAGCCAATGCGAATGCGGTTAGAGAATTGGCATTGGCTGGTTTGCTTATGTCTTCACGGGACATTCCAGGTGCCATTGATTGGGCAAAAACGCTGAAAGATCAAAGCGACATCGCTAAAAAAGTTGAAGCAGGAAAAAGTAATTTCGCAGGACCGGAGATAATGGGCAAAACATTAGGTATCATTGGACTAGGTGCTATCGGAGCACTTGTTGCCAATGCGGCAATATCCTTAGGTATGGACGTATATGGATATGACCCTTTTATTTCTGTCGATGCAGCATGGGGATTAAAACGTGTCGTACATAAAGCAAGTAATATGGATGAATTGTTGGAAAAATCCGATTACATTAGTGTTCATGTACCTTTAATGGATGAAACAAAAGGAATGATTAATACAGACTTAATCGATAAGATGAAAGATGGCGTTCGTATTTTGAATTTTTCACGAGGTGAATTGGTGGATGATGATGCTATTGAATCTGCATTAAAATCTGGAAAAGTCAGCCGATATGTTACGGATTTTCCAAATGAGCGAACAATTGAAATGGACGGTGTCATTGCAATTCCGCATTTAGGTGCATCGACTCCAGAATCAGAGACAAACTGTGCAAAAATGGCAGTAGCACAATT
This sequence is a window from Vallitaleaceae bacterium 9-2. Protein-coding genes within it:
- a CDS encoding mechanosensitive ion channel; translated protein: MLKNALSNLLSPMIDPEGELGSFIIFVSLTVLALIFALIIDRIATTVVQRVIRKIVLKTPTKKDEMIYDRKVFHWLAHFATIIILYVFSFSYGDMGRVIRHILVYSGIAITVVAVFKLLDAVNDIYNLEPYAKDMPIKGLLQVVKIGVFIFALIIGLVNFSNSGSALALLSSVGGMSAILLLVFRDSILGFVAGIQLSTNRLLSIGDWIEMPQFRANGAVIDVSLTKVSVENWDNTITHIPAYKFIEEAFTNWEGMSKSGARRISRQIILDGGDVRFLDAEQMNALKKVELLRDYIEQKEQDINAHNAKIASTHPLNKRALTNIGTLRVYINEYLKTHPSISQDFIIMVRQLESTGQGIPLQVYCFSNDIRWKYYEEIQANIFEHIYSVLPYFGLSLFQVPTGQDFKKIQK
- the serC gene encoding 3-phosphoserine/phosphohydroxythreonine transaminase; the encoded protein is MERVYNFSAGPSTLPEEVLKIAASELVNYQDSGMSVMEMSHRSAVYSKIIEEAKQDFIDLLSIPDNYEVLFLQGGASLQFAMIPLNIGNKNKKAQFINTGAWSKKAIAEAKKYMNVEVLASSEDKTFSYIPDLDKISIDPDADYFYITSNNTIYGTEFTKLPDTKGVPVVADMSSNILSKPINVSDYGIIFAGAQKNMGPAGVTAVIIRKDLIQEVPESVPTMLRYSIHADNDSMFNTPPTYSIYVAGLVFKWLKQNGGLEAIEKTNIQKADLLYNYLDSTDFYIAPVDKQSRSKMNVTFICKEDALNAQFIKEAANQGMVNLKGHRSVGGMRASIYNAMPIEGVQKLVDFMKAFEAKHA
- a CDS encoding phosphoglycerate dehydrogenase → MFTIKTLNKIDEQGLNLLSDQYRVIDENAEGDYEGIVLRSFKLHDYTMSNNVAAIARAGAGVNNVPVDQCSQEGIVVFNTPGANANAVRELALAGLLMSSRDIPGAIDWAKTLKDQSDIAKKVEAGKSNFAGPEIMGKTLGIIGLGAIGALVANAAISLGMDVYGYDPFISVDAAWGLKRVVHKASNMDELLEKSDYISVHVPLMDETKGMINTDLIDKMKDGVRILNFSRGELVDDDAIESALKSGKVSRYVTDFPNERTIEMDGVIAIPHLGASTPESETNCAKMAVAQLKDYLENGNICNSVNYPAADLGVCNSIARLSVLHKNIPNMVGQITSVLANANLNISDMLNKSKNGNAYTLLDLEDVVTESVVAKLKAIEGVLKVRVIK